The following DNA comes from Streptomyces sp. NBC_00690.
AGGTCCTAGCCGCGCGAATGCCGAAGGCGAGCTGAGACCCAGCGCGCGCGCCGCCTCAGAATTAGTGGAATGCCCATGCCCTGTGCAGAGTGCTCAGGCCCCTGACCTTGCGGGCCATCACTGCTGTGGGTGCTCGGACCATTGGCCGAGCGACGGTTGCGTGCGGCGTCACCGTAGTCGTACGTCCAACCCATACCGGGACCTGTGCCCGTGGCCCAAGGTCGGTAACCGTACTGAGGGCAGCCAATTGGCCTATGCGCCAGGCAAGTGGCTGTTCGTCGGATGCGTGTTCCCTCGCCTGTTCTCTGTTGCGGTCGGGGCGCCTCGGCAGAGAACCGACCCGGCGACGAATCGTCAGTTGGACCACCTTCGGCAACCGTCGCCAACTCGGCAGAGCTCCGCGACTGCTCCCGCTCCCGCGCCCGTTACCGGTCCGGTTCGGGATCCTTGAGCCAATTGATCAGCTCCGACGAGAAGGCCACCGGATCCTCCTCGTGCGGGAAGTGCCCGAGCCCGTCGAACAGCCGCCAGCGGTAGGGGGCTTCCACGTACTCCCCCGACCCGGCGGCGCTTCGCGTGCGCATGGCCGGGTCCAGAGAACCGTGCAGATGGAGGGTGGGCACCCGAACCGGCCGCTTCATCCGACGATTGAACTGGATGCCGTCCGGGCGGGCCATCGACCGCACCATCCAGCGGTACGGCTCGATCGAACAATGCGCCGTCGACGGGATGCTCATCGCCCGTCGGTAGGTGTGCAGCGTCTGCTCATCGGGCGGTTTGGGCCCTGACCAGCTCTCGATCAGCTCTCCCACCAGGGTCGCATCGTCCGCGACGAGTTGACGTTCCGGCAGCCAAGGGCGTTGGAAGCCCCAGATGTACGAACCGGCCCTGCTCTGCGAGAAGTCCGAGAGCATCGCCGACCGCCAACGTCGAGGATGCGGCATGGAGGAGACCGCGAGCCGGCGCACCAGCTTCGGCCGCATCACCGCCGCCGTCCACGCCAGATAGCCACCGAGATCGTGCCCCACCAGCGCCGCGTCCGGCTCGCCCAGCGAGCGCACCACCCCCGTGATGTCGAGGGCGAGGTTCGCCGGGTCATACCCCCTGGGCGTACGGTCGCTTCCTCCCACACCCCGCAGGTCCATGGCCACTGCCCGGTAGCCGGCGTCGGCGAGCGCGGTCAACTGGTGCCGCCAGGTCCACCAGAACTGCGGAAAGCCATGGAGGAGCAGA
Coding sequences within:
- a CDS encoding alpha/beta fold hydrolase: MTAPDTGSGSPVRIDGPWTHRDVAANGARFHIAEMGDGPLVLLLHGFPQFWWTWRHQLTALADAGYRAVAMDLRGVGGSDRTPRGYDPANLALDITGVVRSLGEPDAALVGHDLGGYLAWTAAVMRPKLVRRLAVSSMPHPRRWRSAMLSDFSQSRAGSYIWGFQRPWLPERQLVADDATLVGELIESWSGPKPPDEQTLHTYRRAMSIPSTAHCSIEPYRWMVRSMARPDGIQFNRRMKRPVRVPTLHLHGSLDPAMRTRSAAGSGEYVEAPYRWRLFDGLGHFPHEEDPVAFSSELINWLKDPEPDR